In a single window of the Caproicibacterium sp. BJN0003 genome:
- a CDS encoding RNA polymerase sigma factor — protein sequence MEDENLIQRIKTGDVDAMDQLVQKYYGAVYTYCYRKVGNKDDAQDLTQETFLHFCRNFDSYAQRGKVKNYLYTIAHNLYVSMMRKSVPIRLEEWGKEESHNDVDQFEAADSIRKVLSELPDEQRDVILLRFYQDLKIKDIARITGSGLSVTKYRLSHGIKTIKKLMRGD from the coding sequence GTGGAGGACGAAAATCTGATTCAGCGCATAAAGACAGGCGATGTCGATGCGATGGATCAGCTGGTTCAAAAATACTATGGGGCGGTTTATACATACTGTTACCGTAAGGTGGGAAACAAAGATGATGCCCAAGATCTAACACAGGAAACCTTTCTGCATTTCTGCCGGAATTTTGACAGTTATGCGCAAAGAGGAAAAGTGAAAAATTACTTATATACGATTGCTCACAATCTTTATGTGAGTATGATGCGGAAAAGTGTTCCGATCCGATTGGAAGAATGGGGGAAAGAAGAGTCCCATAATGATGTAGATCAATTTGAAGCAGCGGATTCTATCCGAAAGGTATTGTCCGAATTGCCGGATGAGCAGAGAGATGTCATTTTACTTCGGTTTTATCAGGATTTAAAAATCAAAGATATTGCACGGATTACAGGTTCCGGATTATCTGTCACGAAATACAGACTCAGTCATGGCATAAAAACCATCAAAAAACTTATGAGGGGAGATTAA
- a CDS encoding M24 family metallopeptidase, with protein MKNDIIEGKRASAKLRGYIKKRIETMQTTMSRKGLDAVIMTRPENVFYFSNFNPIIISNTPYFVITPDRGFLLVHCIRHDHAVNEGAVEDVFCYGKWGATKSVAMNEFDALKELLGDGELAVGVEGDYASMNWLNSLSSKLHVKKFVDIAQDAVNQRLIKDSHEIKMCRISGRLVDLGVTTAIKALDNGASEAEACTEGQYAMRQLWHSDYQQYEVSGFSNTETAQIDTLCVWCMSNERLNYGCDCPSGYVPKHGDLTMPMSWARVSGYNVENERTVIVGGLDEMHQRAYDAMLRARQQIFKQLHPGAIFEDLYFSAMKEYEDAGFGNILPGRCGHGMGLSSHEFPSVTKGNKASLEPGMVLTVEPGLMSAELGATRNSDTVLITENGFEFLTNSPRNQIVIKA; from the coding sequence TTGAAGAATGACATTATTGAAGGGAAGCGTGCTTCTGCGAAGCTGCGCGGCTACATAAAAAAACGAATTGAAACGATGCAGACTACAATGTCTAGAAAAGGCCTGGATGCAGTCATTATGACTCGCCCCGAAAATGTTTTTTACTTTAGCAATTTTAATCCAATTATTATTAGCAACACACCGTATTTTGTGATTACCCCTGACCGTGGATTTCTGTTAGTACATTGTATCAGGCATGATCACGCGGTCAATGAAGGCGCAGTTGAGGATGTATTTTGCTATGGTAAATGGGGTGCAACAAAATCTGTTGCAATGAACGAATTTGATGCATTAAAAGAACTTTTGGGTGACGGGGAATTAGCTGTTGGAGTTGAAGGCGATTATGCCAGTATGAATTGGCTAAATTCCCTGAGCTCAAAGCTGCATGTGAAAAAGTTCGTCGATATTGCTCAGGATGCTGTTAATCAGCGCTTGATCAAAGACTCGCATGAAATTAAAATGTGTCGGATTTCCGGGCGTTTAGTCGACCTCGGCGTTACCACGGCAATCAAAGCACTCGACAACGGCGCAAGTGAAGCAGAGGCGTGCACGGAAGGCCAATACGCAATGCGTCAGCTTTGGCATAGCGACTATCAGCAATATGAAGTTTCGGGCTTTTCCAATACCGAAACTGCCCAAATTGATACGTTATGCGTTTGGTGTATGTCAAATGAAAGGCTAAATTATGGATGTGACTGTCCTAGTGGTTATGTCCCAAAACACGGAGATCTGACAATGCCGATGAGCTGGGCTCGTGTGTCCGGTTACAATGTGGAAAATGAGAGAACCGTGATTGTCGGCGGCCTGGATGAGATGCATCAGCGTGCCTATGACGCGATGCTTCGGGCCCGCCAGCAGATCTTTAAACAGCTTCACCCGGGTGCAATCTTTGAAGATTTATACTTTTCCGCGATGAAAGAATATGAAGACGCTGGTTTTGGCAATATCTTGCCGGGACGGTGTGGACATGGAATGGGACTTTCTTCCCATGAGTTTCCGTCCGTCACAAAGGGGAATAAGGCGTCTTTGGAGCCCGGCATGGTTTTGACGGTAGAACCAGGACTAATGAGCGCGGAATTAGGGGCGACTCGTAATAGTGATACGGTTTTAATTACCGAAAATGGGTTTGAGTTTTTAACAAATTCGCCGAGAAATCAAATTGTTATCAAGGCGTAA
- a CDS encoding ABC transporter ATP-binding protein, which yields MELTFRNLTKKYKDKTAVDALCVTLTPGIYGLLGANGAGKTTLMRMVCGILNPTSGKVLFDGKDALRMGENYRDLLGYLPQHFGYYPVFTALDYLLYIAALKGLSAGAAKVRANELLELVSLQTVAKKKIKTFSGGMKRRLGIAQALLNDPKILVLDEPTAGLDPKERVRFRNLISDISKDKIVILSTHIVSDVEYIADTILMMKDGKLIHQGKPSEITASINGYVWECQVDPMQAEMLNSEYTISNLKHEGNVDMLRIVSEHKPTENAVQTEPTLEDLYLFYFSEEVCHEKN from the coding sequence ATGGAACTAACATTTAGAAATCTAACGAAAAAGTACAAAGATAAAACAGCGGTAGATGCGCTTTGTGTTACGCTGACACCTGGAATCTATGGGCTTCTTGGCGCGAACGGTGCCGGTAAAACCACATTGATGCGCATGGTCTGCGGTATTTTGAATCCGACTTCCGGGAAAGTCTTGTTTGACGGGAAAGATGCACTTCGTATGGGCGAAAATTACCGCGATCTATTGGGGTATCTTCCGCAGCATTTCGGGTATTATCCTGTTTTTACCGCATTGGACTATTTGCTATATATTGCAGCCTTAAAGGGACTGAGTGCAGGCGCCGCAAAAGTGAGAGCAAATGAACTTTTGGAACTCGTATCGCTTCAAACGGTAGCTAAAAAGAAAATAAAAACGTTTTCCGGCGGGATGAAGCGGCGCCTCGGCATTGCACAAGCACTTTTAAACGATCCTAAAATACTGGTGCTTGATGAACCGACGGCTGGACTCGATCCCAAAGAGCGTGTCCGTTTTCGTAATTTAATTTCTGATATTTCCAAAGATAAAATTGTAATCCTGTCGACCCATATTGTATCGGATGTAGAGTATATCGCGGATACCATTCTGATGATGAAAGACGGAAAACTCATTCATCAAGGCAAACCGAGTGAAATTACCGCCTCTATCAACGGATATGTTTGGGAGTGTCAGGTTGACCCGATGCAGGCAGAAATGCTCAACAGTGAATATACGATTTCCAACCTGAAGCACGAAGGCAATGTGGACATGCTCCGGATTGTTTCTGAACATAAGCCAACCGAAAATGCGGTGCAAACAGAGCCTACATTGGAAGATTTATATCTTTTCTATTTTTCAGAAGAAGTCTGTCATGAAAAAAATTGA
- a CDS encoding helix-turn-helix transcriptional regulator, producing MENNIRERRKALGMRQEDLAEKLGVTRQTINAIENNKYNPTLELAMKVARLLNASVESIFRLPD from the coding sequence ATGGAAAATAATATCAGAGAACGGCGAAAAGCACTCGGTATGCGGCAAGAAGACCTTGCAGAAAAACTTGGAGTTACCCGGCAAACAATCAATGCCATTGAAAACAACAAGTATAATCCAACATTGGAACTTGCGATGAAAGTAGCTCGTTTGTTAAATGCATCCGTAGAAAGTATTTTTCGCTTGCCGGATTAA
- a CDS encoding uroporphyrinogen decarboxylase family protein, producing the protein MSMTKRERIEAAVKGEKPDRVPYSLWSHMPGIDLDPIAITEKTYDFYKTYDIDFIKTMNNGMYAIEDFGCAIDYSDIAKGGVAKVVKTPISKPEDWGKLKVCPIDQGSLARELSYLKMLLKKLKDEGEDVPVIFTVFSPITTADKLSGKKALEHIRSGHGNQVKKALEVITETTENVAREAIRLGADGVFFASQMSSYNVMTEQEYLEYGKPYDVRVLNAAKDGWMNTIHCHGENIMFNVLRDYPVQVFNWHAWESLPEVDEALALSGKCLMGGIDRTDITRCNRNEVRHQIYECYKMTDGKHLILTPGCVIRWPLNDEMLAYVKNAKDLVESFL; encoded by the coding sequence ATGAGTATGACGAAAAGAGAACGAATTGAAGCAGCAGTTAAAGGGGAAAAACCAGACCGTGTACCTTATTCTTTGTGGAGCCATATGCCTGGAATTGATCTGGATCCAATTGCTATTACGGAAAAGACCTATGACTTTTACAAGACCTATGATATTGATTTTATCAAAACGATGAACAATGGAATGTATGCCATTGAAGATTTTGGCTGTGCAATTGACTATTCCGATATTGCAAAAGGCGGAGTTGCCAAAGTTGTGAAAACGCCCATTAGTAAACCGGAGGATTGGGGCAAATTGAAAGTGTGCCCAATTGATCAAGGCAGTCTCGCAAGAGAATTGAGCTACTTAAAAATGCTTCTGAAAAAGTTAAAAGACGAAGGCGAAGATGTTCCTGTAATCTTTACGGTGTTTAGCCCCATTACGACAGCTGATAAATTAAGCGGTAAAAAAGCGTTGGAACACATTCGTTCCGGTCACGGCAATCAGGTAAAAAAGGCGTTGGAAGTGATTACGGAAACTACCGAGAACGTCGCGCGCGAAGCAATTCGTCTAGGCGCTGATGGAGTCTTTTTTGCAAGTCAGATGAGCAGCTACAATGTTATGACCGAACAAGAATATCTGGAATATGGAAAACCGTATGATGTTCGTGTCCTGAACGCAGCAAAAGATGGTTGGATGAACACCATTCATTGCCATGGAGAGAATATTATGTTCAATGTTCTCAGAGACTACCCCGTTCAGGTTTTCAACTGGCATGCATGGGAAAGTCTCCCAGAGGTTGACGAAGCGCTTGCATTGAGCGGAAAATGCCTCATGGGAGGAATCGATAGGACGGATATTACCCGCTGCAATCGAAACGAAGTTCGCCATCAGATTTACGAATGCTATAAGATGACGGATGGAAAACATTTGATTTTAACACCAGGCTGTGTCATTCGTTGGCCATTAAACGACGAAATGCTTGCCTATGTTAAAAATGCTAAAGATCTCGTGGAGTCATTTCTTTAA
- a CDS encoding FAD-dependent oxidoreductase — protein sequence MKKVVIIGGVAGGASCAARLRRLDESAEIVVLERGEYISYANCGLPYYVGDVIKSRNALLLQTPQAMKEKFRVDVRVKNEVIKIDREKKVVQVKRLEDGKTYEESYDTLVISTGSSPVRPRIPGIDSPRIQTLWTVPDTDRIRKMIHEQGAHSAAVIGGGFIGLEMAENLSHAGLEVSVIEAADQVMAPLDYEMAQLLHENLRENCVNLYLGDGVSAFHEEKDAVKISLNSGKSVTADMVLLSIGVRPNGELAKEAGLAVNARGGIVVDKMLHTSDPDIFAVGDVIEVEDFISKNRTMIPLAGPANKQGRIAANNIAGGREEYNGTMGTSVAKVFDLTAACTGANEKALTKQGKVKGKDYESILITQNSHAGYYPGAVPMTLKLIFSMDGAHILGAQIVGRDGVDKRIDTIAVAIRMGAGVGDLKQLELAYAPPYSSAKDPVNMAGFVAENVLSGVVSFTPWNIEKTNPDALLLDVREDAELLAFSLPQAVHIPLGQLRDRLNELDHSREIITFCAIGVRSYNAARILMQHGFGNVKVYPGGMRFYQSTHPQENSPAICCRPNLSEHMEEKSPSQTDISLRIDCSGMQCPGPIMKVYESMQKMRDGEVMEVSASDPGFVRDINAWCRRTGNELLSKEQRGSEYVARVMKKSGKPAGMTSAKEAPEGKTLIVFSGDLDKVLASFIIANGAAAMGRPVTMFFTFWGLTALRKEKKQSVSKTMMESLFGTMLPRGSKRLKLSKMNMGGLGTAMMKRIMNDKNVDSLEALIEKAMKAGVKIVACSMSMEIMGIRKEELIDGVEIGGVGTYLGDAEESNVNLFI from the coding sequence ATGAAAAAGGTCGTTATAATTGGCGGTGTAGCAGGAGGAGCAAGCTGCGCAGCTAGGCTTCGCCGGTTGGATGAAAGCGCCGAAATTGTTGTTTTGGAGCGTGGCGAATACATCTCCTATGCGAACTGCGGGTTGCCGTACTATGTTGGTGATGTAATCAAATCCAGAAATGCACTGCTTTTACAGACCCCGCAAGCAATGAAAGAGAAGTTCCGCGTTGATGTTCGCGTAAAAAATGAAGTAATCAAAATTGACAGGGAAAAGAAAGTCGTCCAAGTTAAGCGACTGGAAGATGGAAAGACCTACGAAGAGTCTTATGATACGCTCGTGATCTCTACCGGTTCGTCTCCGGTTCGTCCTCGAATTCCCGGGATTGATTCTCCGAGGATTCAAACCTTATGGACGGTTCCGGATACAGACCGCATTCGGAAGATGATCCATGAGCAGGGGGCGCACTCAGCCGCAGTAATCGGCGGCGGATTCATCGGCTTGGAAATGGCGGAAAATCTCAGCCATGCAGGGCTTGAAGTATCCGTGATCGAAGCGGCCGATCAGGTCATGGCTCCGCTCGATTATGAAATGGCACAGCTTCTGCACGAAAATCTGCGGGAAAATTGTGTTAATTTGTATCTTGGGGACGGTGTCAGCGCATTTCACGAAGAAAAGGATGCAGTAAAGATATCCTTAAACAGTGGAAAATCGGTTACAGCTGATATGGTACTTCTTTCGATTGGCGTACGCCCGAACGGAGAACTGGCAAAAGAAGCAGGACTTGCTGTCAATGCACGCGGCGGAATTGTTGTGGATAAAATGCTTCACACTTCTGATCCTGACATTTTTGCGGTCGGTGATGTAATAGAAGTAGAGGATTTTATTTCGAAAAACCGCACCATGATTCCATTGGCAGGCCCTGCAAACAAACAAGGACGGATTGCAGCCAACAATATTGCCGGTGGGCGTGAGGAATATAACGGTACAATGGGGACGTCGGTAGCGAAAGTATTTGATCTTACGGCTGCATGCACCGGTGCAAATGAGAAAGCGCTTACAAAACAGGGAAAAGTAAAAGGGAAAGACTACGAAAGTATTCTTATTACACAGAACTCTCATGCCGGATACTATCCTGGAGCAGTGCCGATGACATTGAAGCTCATTTTCAGCATGGATGGGGCACACATCCTTGGTGCTCAGATTGTAGGGCGGGATGGTGTCGATAAGCGAATTGATACGATTGCTGTTGCGATTCGGATGGGTGCCGGCGTGGGGGACCTTAAGCAGCTTGAACTTGCCTATGCGCCTCCGTATTCCTCTGCAAAAGATCCGGTAAATATGGCTGGTTTTGTTGCAGAAAATGTTTTGTCCGGAGTAGTATCTTTTACCCCATGGAATATTGAAAAAACGAATCCTGACGCTTTGCTGCTTGATGTGCGGGAGGATGCAGAGCTTCTTGCGTTTTCTTTACCGCAGGCAGTGCATATCCCGCTCGGACAGCTGCGTGACCGCCTTAATGAGCTTGATCACAGCCGGGAAATCATTACTTTCTGTGCCATTGGAGTACGCTCTTATAATGCAGCTCGTATTTTGATGCAGCATGGATTCGGCAATGTAAAAGTGTATCCTGGTGGAATGCGATTTTATCAGTCCACACATCCGCAGGAAAATTCTCCGGCGATTTGTTGTCGGCCTAATTTGTCCGAGCATATGGAAGAGAAATCACCTTCTCAGACGGATATTTCGCTGCGCATTGACTGCAGTGGAATGCAATGCCCCGGTCCTATTATGAAGGTATATGAATCCATGCAAAAAATGCGGGATGGAGAAGTGATGGAAGTATCCGCCTCCGATCCGGGATTTGTTCGTGATATCAATGCATGGTGCCGCAGAACCGGCAATGAGCTTCTTTCAAAGGAGCAGCGCGGTTCAGAGTATGTTGCCCGCGTGATGAAAAAGAGCGGTAAACCTGCTGGGATGACTTCTGCAAAAGAAGCTCCAGAGGGGAAGACGCTGATTGTATTTTCTGGAGATTTGGATAAGGTTTTAGCCAGTTTTATTATTGCCAACGGTGCCGCTGCTATGGGACGGCCGGTTACGATGTTCTTTACTTTCTGGGGCCTGACAGCGCTTCGGAAAGAAAAGAAGCAATCTGTCAGTAAGACGATGATGGAATCATTGTTTGGTACCATGCTGCCGCGTGGGAGCAAAAGACTGAAGCTTTCGAAGATGAATATGGGCGGACTTGGGACCGCAATGATGAAAAGAATCATGAACGACAAAAACGTTGATTCTTTGGAAGCTCTTATCGAGAAAGCTATGAAGGCCGGTGTAAAGATCGTTGCCTGTTCAATGAGTATGGAAATTATGGGGATCAGAAAAGAAGAACTGATCGACGGGGTAGAAATCGGCGGTGTCGGGACTTATCTGGGAGATGCCGAAGAGTCCAATGTAAATCTGTTTATTTGA
- a CDS encoding Crp/Fnr family transcriptional regulator codes for MTSENYSDLFSKHFSFWEHLSGAEKKFFLENTVSMHYQKGTCVHNGNADCIGILLVKKGQLRTYLLSEEGRDVTIFRLFPGNVCVLSASCMLDTITFDVFIDAEEDTDVLLVNSSAFHEMAEKNIYVKCFTYQTATERFSDVMWAMEQILFMGIDKRLAIFLWDECNKNHTDKIPLTHEQIAKYMGTAREVVSRMLKYFAGEGIVELYRGGVKVIDKEKLRSIIPTEK; via the coding sequence ATGACATCAGAAAACTACAGTGACCTATTCTCTAAACACTTTTCTTTTTGGGAACATCTTTCAGGTGCCGAAAAAAAATTCTTTTTAGAAAACACGGTTTCTATGCATTATCAGAAAGGGACCTGTGTTCATAACGGAAATGCAGACTGTATTGGAATTCTCCTGGTCAAAAAAGGGCAGCTGCGCACTTATTTATTATCCGAAGAAGGACGTGACGTCACGATTTTCCGCCTGTTTCCCGGAAATGTCTGTGTTCTCTCCGCTTCCTGTATGCTGGATACGATTACTTTTGATGTATTCATTGATGCCGAGGAAGATACCGACGTGCTGCTTGTGAACTCGTCTGCATTTCACGAGATGGCAGAAAAGAATATCTATGTAAAATGCTTTACCTACCAAACTGCAACGGAACGTTTTTCAGATGTGATGTGGGCGATGGAACAGATCCTGTTTATGGGAATTGACAAACGGCTAGCCATCTTTTTATGGGATGAATGCAACAAGAACCATACAGATAAAATTCCTTTGACTCATGAACAAATTGCCAAATATATGGGAACTGCACGCGAAGTAGTCTCCCGCATGCTGAAGTATTTTGCGGGCGAAGGTATTGTAGAACTCTATAGAGGCGGCGTAAAAGTCATAGATAAAGAAAAACTAAGAAGCATCATTCCGACAGAAAAATAA
- a CDS encoding ABC transporter permease: MRIFMMELKRMSKTRATWISAVVAVAMSIVLAFSVFASEEYETVDKDGNTERITGISAIAVNQERIAPYEGEVTVSKLQSDLEVFHSLFDQYGGNIPFDLYNKELSPRFQRLNLIASAYSDNQDIFTALEKVQPDDVQNFYAQRNQKLEETIEAKYPHNSDVKNQVMRSNSQVKTPLTYFYGLPNNSFFILDFLIFILLLICIMINAPVFSGEYQTGSDDILRSTRNGRTKLAVSKLLAALLIDLILFTVSIAIFILVVDKTFGWERLVSSAQIHNLFLFLPITVGQEQALLVVAGFLTILATACFSMFLSTKCHSSTTTLIIAIAFCLLPDILHQVIQGAGNFAGFIGCILPSSGLGINNNLFYQLGNMLFLQIGPFSVWSPYLIMGAAAIEIPLFFILAVRAYCKHQVF, encoded by the coding sequence ATGCGCATATTTATGATGGAACTTAAACGTATGAGCAAAACACGTGCAACGTGGATTTCAGCAGTCGTTGCCGTTGCCATGTCGATTGTTCTTGCGTTTTCTGTATTTGCCAGCGAGGAATATGAGACCGTCGATAAAGACGGAAATACAGAAAGAATCACCGGCATATCTGCTATTGCTGTCAATCAAGAGCGGATAGCGCCATATGAAGGAGAAGTAACGGTGAGCAAACTTCAATCGGATTTGGAAGTGTTTCATAGTCTGTTTGATCAATATGGAGGAAATATTCCATTCGATCTTTATAACAAAGAACTTTCTCCAAGGTTTCAACGGCTCAATCTGATTGCTTCTGCGTATTCGGATAATCAAGATATTTTCACCGCTTTGGAAAAAGTTCAGCCTGATGATGTACAGAATTTTTATGCTCAGCGAAATCAAAAGTTAGAAGAAACAATAGAAGCGAAATATCCTCATAATTCCGATGTGAAAAATCAAGTGATGCGATCAAACAGTCAGGTAAAAACGCCGCTTACTTATTTTTATGGACTTCCAAATAACAGCTTTTTTATTCTCGACTTTTTAATTTTTATTTTATTGCTGATCTGCATCATGATCAATGCGCCTGTTTTTTCGGGGGAATACCAAACTGGGTCGGATGACATTCTTCGAAGTACTCGAAATGGAAGAACAAAATTGGCAGTCAGCAAACTTTTGGCTGCCCTGTTGATTGATCTTATTCTATTTACCGTCAGCATTGCAATTTTTATTTTGGTGGTGGATAAAACGTTCGGTTGGGAAAGGCTTGTTAGTTCTGCACAAATTCACAATCTCTTTTTGTTCCTGCCGATTACAGTTGGTCAGGAGCAGGCACTTTTGGTTGTGGCAGGCTTTTTAACGATTTTGGCTACTGCCTGTTTTTCAATGTTCCTGTCGACCAAATGCCATAGTTCGACAACTACGCTGATTATTGCTATCGCGTTTTGTTTGTTACCGGATATTTTACACCAGGTGATACAGGGAGCGGGGAACTTTGCTGGATTTATAGGCTGCATTTTGCCGTCCAGCGGCCTTGGCATCAACAATAATCTTTTTTATCAATTGGGGAATATGCTGTTTTTACAAATAGGACCATTCAGTGTTTGGTCTCCATATCTGATTATGGGTGCCGCAGCAATCGAAATCCCCTTGTTCTTTATTCTCGCTGTTCGGGCCTATTGCAAACATCAGGTATTTTGA
- a CDS encoding LysR family transcriptional regulator, whose translation MSLTNLKYFIVTAEELNFTRASKRLYISQQALSNHIAKLERQYQIALFDRGSPMTLTDAGRILYKSAKEALETMEQCERQLQDMKDFTMGKLCIGIPVTRGTAMLPNLCSAFHQMYPKVHLEIYEGRTSQEVKEAMLQGKIDLMIGYTSFHPNHIVSVPLFTEKYVLVAPNQLLKNYFSSNQIFQMHQHPQSMRTFANCPFVAQAPNTMGGQIFRAICDESKLNPYIVMTTQNLLTELALCIAGMGVCTIPSTFVLNEKYFSSFHQVQSSSLFGQESWSRVTIFQMESTIGSKPVGINRLCTKTLTQAGQKFIDLAKAMYFQPNIQPSET comes from the coding sequence ATGAGTTTAACGAACCTGAAGTATTTTATCGTGACAGCCGAAGAACTAAACTTTACGCGTGCATCCAAACGCCTGTACATTTCTCAGCAGGCGCTGAGCAATCATATTGCCAAACTAGAACGGCAATATCAAATTGCCTTGTTTGACCGTGGGAGTCCTATGACGCTTACAGACGCCGGCAGAATCTTATACAAATCCGCCAAAGAAGCACTCGAAACCATGGAACAGTGTGAGCGTCAACTGCAAGATATGAAGGATTTCACAATGGGAAAGCTGTGCATCGGAATTCCTGTCACGCGTGGAACTGCTATGCTGCCGAATCTGTGTTCCGCTTTTCATCAGATGTATCCAAAAGTACACCTGGAAATTTATGAAGGACGTACTTCACAAGAAGTAAAAGAAGCGATGCTTCAGGGCAAAATTGATTTAATGATCGGCTACACGTCATTTCATCCCAACCACATTGTCAGTGTGCCTCTTTTTACAGAAAAATACGTTTTGGTTGCGCCCAATCAGCTGCTTAAAAATTATTTTTCTTCCAATCAGATTTTTCAAATGCATCAGCATCCGCAGTCAATGCGGACCTTTGCCAACTGCCCTTTTGTCGCACAAGCACCCAATACCATGGGTGGTCAGATTTTTCGTGCAATCTGTGATGAAAGCAAACTAAATCCCTATATCGTCATGACTACTCAAAATCTGCTCACCGAACTTGCTCTGTGCATCGCAGGGATGGGCGTCTGTACGATTCCAAGTACCTTTGTACTGAATGAAAAGTATTTTTCAAGCTTTCACCAAGTTCAAAGCTCGAGTCTTTTTGGGCAGGAAAGCTGGTCTCGAGTCACAATCTTCCAAATGGAAAGCACCATTGGCTCCAAGCCCGTCGGAATCAACCGATTATGTACAAAAACACTCACTCAGGCAGGCCAAAAATTTATTGATTTGGCGAAAGCAATGTATTTTCAGCCAAATATTCAGCCCTCTGAAACTTAA
- a CDS encoding AbgT family transporter has translation MEENVQKRSKGFEKFLQHVEIVGNKIPHPVSLFIYLSIAVILLSFICAKAGLSAINPATGKEVVAFNLLSVDGFIKMLTQAVNNFTTLPALGLVLVCMMGVGLCDHSGLFNVALKGLVERSNASDTKIIAIFCFLCVMADCTGGAGFVVMPPLGAIIWASMRRNPMAGMFAAYASVSGAFASNLMITSMDVVNVSFTETAAQLVNPQYTLSPAINWYFSAFSVPVLTIVSVLITIKFVEPHLGKYNPAYADSDNDSSDSATSEQELKALKSAGISLVIFVAVVVALLVSGILNDPKTGSAIASSAPFMKGLTVLIAFMFGIPGAVYGLKCGKFHGIAGIAEALGKTMAGMGGYIALMFFIAQFLSYFSWSNLGIIFAINGSVLLKSSGLPIWLVLVLFVIMCMIINLLIGSASTKWAILAPVFVPMFMLLGYHPALIQMAYRIGDAITNPICPTFAYFGMLVALAQRYDKRSGFGTLIANMLPYSIAFFAFMMVQLLAWFFLGIPFGPGAPLLLN, from the coding sequence ATGGAAGAAAATGTTCAAAAACGATCGAAAGGCTTCGAAAAATTTCTGCAGCATGTCGAAATTGTTGGCAATAAGATTCCACATCCGGTCTCACTATTTATTTATTTATCCATCGCAGTGATTCTTTTATCTTTTATATGTGCAAAAGCAGGTCTTTCTGCAATTAACCCTGCTACTGGCAAAGAGGTTGTCGCTTTTAACTTGTTGTCCGTTGACGGTTTCATTAAAATGCTGACACAAGCGGTTAATAATTTTACAACTTTGCCTGCCTTGGGGTTAGTGTTGGTTTGTATGATGGGCGTTGGACTATGTGACCATTCAGGTTTGTTTAATGTAGCTTTAAAAGGTCTTGTAGAACGCTCAAATGCATCTGATACCAAAATTATAGCAATTTTCTGCTTCCTTTGTGTAATGGCTGATTGTACCGGTGGTGCAGGATTTGTGGTCATGCCGCCTTTAGGTGCAATTATTTGGGCAAGCATGCGTAGAAATCCGATGGCAGGTATGTTTGCAGCATATGCAAGCGTTTCCGGCGCATTTGCATCCAATTTGATGATAACTTCTATGGATGTGGTAAATGTAAGTTTTACAGAGACTGCTGCGCAGCTTGTAAATCCACAGTATACGCTGTCCCCCGCAATTAACTGGTATTTTTCAGCGTTTTCGGTTCCGGTTCTGACCATTGTATCGGTACTTATTACAATCAAGTTTGTAGAACCTCATCTTGGAAAATATAACCCTGCATATGCTGATTCTGATAATGACAGTTCTGATTCTGCAACTTCAGAGCAAGAATTAAAAGCATTGAAAAGTGCAGGAATTTCTTTGGTGATCTTTGTAGCAGTTGTTGTTGCATTACTCGTTTCTGGTATTTTGAATGATCCCAAAACAGGATCTGCAATTGCATCTTCTGCTCCCTTTATGAAAGGGTTGACGGTGCTGATTGCTTTTATGTTTGGAATTCCTGGAGCGGTATATGGATTAAAATGCGGTAAATTTCATGGAATTGCCGGCATAGCAGAAGCACTTGGAAAAACGATGGCTGGTATGGGCGGATACATTGCATTGATGTTTTTCATTGCACAGTTTCTTAGTTATTTTAGCTGGTCTAACCTTGGTATCATTTTTGCCATCAATGGTTCTGTACTTTTGAAATCTTCTGGCCTGCCAATCTGGTTGGTATTAGTCCTTTTCGTTATCATGTGTATGATTATCAATCTGCTGATTGGCAGTGCATCTACGAAATGGGCAATTCTTGCACCGGTTTTTGTCCCGATGTTTATGCTGTTAGGCTATCATCCGGCTTTAATTCAGATGGCTTATCGAATTGGCGATGCAATTACGAATCCAATCTGTCCTACATTTGCTTATTTTGGTATGTTAGTAGCTCTGGCTCAGCGTTATGACAAGAGAAGCGGTTTTGGAACATTGATTGCGAATATGTTGCCCTACTCGATTGCATTTTTTGCCTTTATGATGGTACAACTGCTTGCTTGGTTCTTCCTAGGGATTCCTTTTGGACCAGGGGCTCCACTCCTTTTGAATTAA